One Methanobacterium sp. genomic region harbors:
- the glyA gene encoding serine hydroxymethyltransferase, with product MYENQKYALKIKEVTKEHHRWMENSINLIASENITSIDVREALASDLSHRYAEGLPCERLYEGCEYIDIIENLTIDLSKKLFNAEHANVQPNSGVVANLASFFALTNYNDLLMALNVPVGGHISHAEVSAAGIRGLRIKSHPFNSETMNIDADAMKKEIIKNKPKMVLLGGSLFLFPHPVEDAREAADEVGAKVMYDGAHVLGLIAGGQFQDPLKEGADILAGSTHKTFPGPQGGMILCKEDIKDKIDTAVFPGVVSNHHLHHVAALGISLAEMLEFGEDYAKQIIKNAKALAQSLYELGFDVLCEDLGFTESHQVAMDVKKVGSAAKMAKDMEANNIILNKNLLPWDDRKRTDDPSGIRVGTQEITRRGLKEAQMEEVAEFIKKVAMEGKDVKAEVTEFMNQYNTVHYCFREDLAYKYIDF from the coding sequence ATGTACGAAAATCAAAAATATGCTCTTAAAATCAAAGAAGTTACTAAAGAACATCATAGATGGATGGAAAATAGTATAAACTTAATTGCAAGTGAAAATATAACCAGTATAGACGTAAGGGAAGCTCTAGCATCAGACCTATCCCACAGATATGCGGAAGGTTTACCATGTGAAAGGCTCTATGAAGGCTGTGAATACATAGACATAATTGAAAACTTAACAATTGACCTATCCAAAAAACTGTTTAATGCTGAACATGCTAATGTACAGCCAAATTCAGGGGTCGTTGCAAACTTAGCCTCATTTTTTGCCCTTACAAATTATAATGACCTCCTTATGGCATTAAATGTGCCTGTAGGTGGCCATATAAGCCATGCAGAAGTCAGTGCAGCCGGAATAAGGGGTTTAAGAATCAAATCACACCCATTCAACAGCGAAACAATGAACATCGATGCCGATGCTATGAAAAAAGAAATTATAAAAAACAAGCCCAAAATGGTTCTTCTTGGCGGTAGTTTATTCTTATTCCCTCACCCTGTAGAAGATGCACGTGAAGCAGCAGACGAAGTAGGTGCAAAAGTTATGTACGACGGAGCACATGTACTCGGTCTTATAGCTGGTGGCCAATTCCAGGACCCTCTTAAAGAAGGAGCTGATATTCTTGCTGGAAGTACCCACAAGACCTTCCCCGGTCCTCAAGGTGGTATGATCCTCTGCAAAGAAGACATAAAAGATAAAATAGACACAGCTGTATTCCCTGGAGTTGTAAGTAACCATCACCTTCACCATGTAGCTGCATTAGGTATTAGTTTAGCAGAAATGCTTGAGTTCGGTGAAGATTATGCAAAACAGATAATTAAAAACGCTAAAGCTCTTGCACAGAGCCTTTATGAACTTGGCTTTGATGTTCTCTGTGAAGACCTAGGATTTACAGAATCTCACCAGGTAGCTATGGATGTTAAGAAAGTAGGCAGTGCAGCTAAAATGGCAAAAGACATGGAAGCTAACAACATCATCCTTAACAAGAACTTACTCCCATGGGACGACCGTAAACGGACCGATGATCCATCCGGCATAAGGGTTGGTACACAGGAAATAACCCGCCGTGGATTAAAAGAAGCTCAAATGGAAGAAGTTGCAGAGTTCATCAAAAAAGTAGCCATGGAAGGTAAAGACGTTAAAGCGGAAGTTACAGAGTTCATGAACCAGTACAACACTGTACACTACTGTTTCAGAGAAGATTTAGCTTATAAATACATTGATTTCTAA
- a CDS encoding dihydromethanopterin reductase (acceptor), translating to MKIAFGITGAGHLLSDSVELVEQLMTKHDVTVLLSSAGEEVLKMYGLYERIETITGGYYNELIREKDQRFSYPITGRFSLGKYDLLIVSPATSNTIGKIVSGIADSLVTNAVAQSGKGGVKTCIIPVDLESGDVETVLPSKLELDTCQKCEPCAAAAACPGNAITPGVEIDLLKCEGCGACAAACPFSAISAGKIITIHMREIDIENTKKLYEFEGIEVLEHPSNLKNLF from the coding sequence ATGAAAATAGCCTTTGGAATTACAGGAGCAGGTCACTTACTTTCAGACAGTGTTGAATTAGTGGAACAGTTAATGACAAAGCATGATGTAACTGTTTTACTTTCAAGTGCAGGAGAAGAAGTTCTCAAGATGTACGGACTTTACGAAAGAATAGAAACAATAACAGGCGGATATTACAACGAATTAATCCGGGAAAAAGACCAGAGATTCAGTTATCCTATAACCGGACGATTTTCACTGGGGAAATATGATCTTCTCATTGTATCCCCTGCAACTTCAAATACCATTGGAAAAATTGTAAGTGGTATTGCAGATTCACTGGTTACAAATGCAGTCGCACAATCTGGAAAAGGCGGAGTTAAAACATGCATAATCCCAGTAGATCTTGAATCAGGGGATGTTGAAACCGTACTGCCATCCAAACTTGAATTAGATACATGTCAAAAATGTGAGCCATGTGCCGCTGCAGCCGCTTGTCCAGGCAATGCAATAACTCCAGGGGTTGAAATAGATCTCCTTAAATGTGAAGGCTGCGGTGCATGTGCAGCAGCATGCCCATTTTCAGCGATTTCTGCCGGGAAAATAATCACCATCCACATGAGGGAAATTGATATTGAAAACACCAAAAAACTCTATGAATTTGAAGGTATTGAAGTTTTAGAACATCCTTCTAATTTAAAAAATCTTTTTTAA
- a CDS encoding DNA polymerase ligase N-terminal domain-containing protein, which produces MADQNHLEKYREKRDFENTPEPFTSEKVSDKPRFVVQKHDASKLHYDFRLEVNGVLKSWAIPKGPSTDPSQKRLAVPTEDHPLDYIDFEGVIPEGNYGAGTVIVWDTGTYHNLNEKNGHKINMEESINKGHVDIWLEGHKLKGGYALIRTGKGNRKFWLLLKKKDEKADKNKDILIDQPESVLSRRTIDEII; this is translated from the coding sequence ATGGCAGATCAAAACCATCTGGAAAAGTATCGTGAAAAAAGAGATTTTGAAAACACTCCTGAACCATTTACAAGTGAAAAAGTTTCAGATAAGCCAAGATTTGTAGTACAAAAACATGATGCAAGTAAACTCCATTATGATTTCAGGTTGGAAGTTAACGGTGTTTTAAAGTCCTGGGCAATTCCCAAGGGACCTTCTACAGATCCCAGTCAAAAAAGGCTTGCAGTCCCAACAGAAGACCATCCCTTGGACTATATTGATTTTGAGGGAGTTATTCCTGAGGGAAACTACGGCGCAGGCACTGTAATTGTCTGGGACACTGGCACTTATCACAACTTAAATGAAAAAAATGGCCACAAAATCAATATGGAAGAATCTATCAACAAGGGACACGTGGATATCTGGCTTGAAGGCCATAAACTTAAAGGGGGCTATGCCCTTATACGTACAGGAAAAGGAAACCGGAAATTCTGGCTTCTTTTGAAAAAGAAAGATGAAAAAGCAGATAAAAATAAAGACATCCTGATTGATCAGCCAGAATCTGTATTAAGCAGACGTACCATCGATGAGATCATATGA
- a CDS encoding HEAT repeat domain-containing protein: MAESENRDLNYLIGELENGDWRRREDAVELLAELAEPKAVDPLIKALKDEDCHVREAAALSLGIFEDKKVIAPLIEALHDERASVRYAAAVGLSGAGDKSAINPLEKASNDENPVVKKVAQMALNSIKERQ, translated from the coding sequence TTGGCCGAATCAGAAAATAGAGATTTAAATTATCTTATTGGTGAACTGGAAAATGGTGATTGGAGAAGAAGAGAAGATGCTGTAGAACTTCTTGCAGAATTAGCAGAACCCAAGGCTGTAGATCCTTTAATTAAAGCATTGAAAGATGAAGACTGTCATGTTAGAGAAGCTGCCGCTTTATCGCTTGGTATTTTCGAAGATAAAAAGGTTATTGCTCCACTAATTGAAGCACTGCATGATGAAAGGGCAAGTGTTCGATATGCTGCCGCAGTTGGCCTTTCTGGAGCTGGAGATAAGAGCGCTATAAATCCACTTGAAAAAGCGTCTAATGATGAAAATCCTGTGGTAAAAAAAGTTGCTCAGATGGCTCTAAATTCAATAAAAGAAAGACAATAG
- a CDS encoding DUF192 domain-containing protein — translation MQNYPNSKHLIVMNRTKSTVLGESEIADTFFSRLRGTMFKKELKRGLILKLPSSRSRSGSAIHMFFVRFPLDIIFADVDKKVVDIISIDPWKTYTPKNPAKYVIEMEKGTIESSGTEIGDELDFTCENAK, via the coding sequence ATGCAGAATTATCCAAATAGTAAACATCTTATAGTAATGAACAGAACTAAATCTACTGTACTTGGCGAAAGCGAAATTGCAGATACATTCTTCTCAAGATTAAGGGGAACAATGTTCAAAAAGGAACTTAAACGTGGACTAATTTTAAAGCTTCCAAGTAGTAGAAGTCGAAGTGGTTCAGCTATTCACATGTTTTTTGTAAGGTTTCCTCTGGATATCATTTTTGCAGATGTTGATAAAAAAGTAGTTGATATAATTTCAATTGATCCATGGAAAACTTATACTCCTAAAAATCCTGCAAAATATGTCATAGAAATGGAAAAAGGCACTATTGAGTCATCAGGTACGGAAATAGGGGATGAATTAGATTTTACGTGTGAAAATGCTAAATAA